A stretch of the Corylus avellana chromosome ca6, CavTom2PMs-1.0 genome encodes the following:
- the LOC132183623 gene encoding lysophospholipid acyltransferase LPEAT1 isoform X1 encodes MECELKDLSPTQGESNPQPPQPPQRSESAHDEGSTKDDRPLLKPEPAASVSQESLQELEKKFAAYVRHDVYGPMGRGELPLEEKVLLGIALVTLVPIRVMAAMTILVLYYAICRICTLFSSPNREEGDQEDYAHLGGWRRNVIVQCGRALSRAMLFVFGFYWISQTYRIPNSHDKSSTVQNEGKDESDEPERPGAIISNHVSYIDILYHMSSFFPSFVAKRSVAKLPLVGLISKCLGCVYVQRESRSSDFKGVSGVVTERVKEAHQHKSAPMMMLFPEGTTTNGDYLLPFKTGAFLPKAPVLPVILRYPCRRFSPAWDSISGVRHVIFLLCQFVNHLEVIQLPIYHPSEQEKDDPKLYASNLRRLMASEGNLILSDIGLPEKRIYHAALNGNNSLPSVLHQKDD; translated from the exons ATGGAGTGCGAACTCAAAGACCTCAGTCCGACGCAAGGCGAATCCAATCCCCAACCGCCGCAACCACCACAAAGATCCGAGTCCGCCCACGACGAGGGCTCGACCAAAGACGACCGTCCGCTTCTCAAGCCCGAGCCCGCCGCCTCCGTCTCCCAAGAGAGCCTCCAAGAGCTCGAGAAGAAATTCGCCGCGTACGTTCGGCATGACGTGTACGGACCAATGGGCCGCGGTGAGCTGCCATTGGAGGAGAAGGTCCTTCTGGGCATCGCGCTGGTGACGCTGGTGCCGATACGCGTGATGGCGGCGATGACCATATTGGTGTTGTACTACGCGATTTGCAGGATTTGCACGCTGTTCTCGTCGCCGAATCGGGAGGAGGGCGACCAGGAGGACTACGCGCACTTGGGCGGGTGGAGGAGGAACGTGATTGTCCAGTGTGGGAGGGCCCTCTCCAGGGCCATGCTTTTCGTTTTTGGGTTTTATTGGATCAGCCAGACGTACCGGATTCCTAATAGTCACGACAAATCATCCACCGTTCAG AATGAGGGCAAAGATGAGTCCGACGAGCCCGAAAGACCTGGGGCAATTATATCGAATCATGTGTCCTACATAGATATATTGTATCACATGTCTTCCTTCTTCCCGAGCTTTGTTGCTAAG CGATCAGTGGCTAAGCTTCCTCTAGTGGGTCTCATCAG CAAGTGCCTCGGTTGTGTTTATGTCCAGCGGGAGTCAAGGTCATCTGACTTCAAGGGTGTTTCAG GTGTTGTGACTGAAAGAGTTAAAGAAGCTCATCAACATAAGTCTGCTCCAATGATGATGCTTTTTCCAg AAGGGACAACTACAAATGGAGACTACCTCCTGCCATTCAAGACAGGTGCATTTTTACCAAAAGCACCAGTGCTTCCAGTGATTCTAAGATATCCTTGCCGAAGATTTAGTCCTGCCTGGGATTCAATCTCTGGG GTGAGACATGTCATTTTTCTACTCTGCCAATTTGTAAATCACTTGGAGGTGATACAATTACCTATTTACCACCCCTCCGAGCAAGAAAAGGATGATCCAAAACTTTATGCTAGTAATCTTAGAAGGTTGATGGCAAGTGAG GGTAATTTGATACTGTCAGATATTGGACTGCCTGAGAAGCGAATATATCATGCTGCTCTCAATGGTAATAATAGCCTGCCTAGTGTTTTGCATCAGAAAGACGATTGA
- the LOC132183623 gene encoding lysophospholipid acyltransferase LPEAT1 isoform X2: MECELKDLSPTQGESNPQPPQPPQRSESAHDEGSTKDDRPLLKPEPAASVSQESLQELEKKFAAYVRHDVYGPMGRGELPLEEKVLLGIALVTLVPIRVMAAMTILVLYYAICRICTLFSSPNREEGDQEDYAHLGGWRRNVIVQCGRALSRAMLFVFGFYWISQTYRIPNSHDKSSTVQNEGKDESDEPERPGAIISNHVSYIDILYHMSSFFPSFVAKRSVAKLPLVGLISKCLGCVYVQRESRSSDFKGVSGVVTERVKEAHQHKSAPMMMLFPEGTTTNGDYLLPFKTGAFLPKAPVLPVILRYPCRRFSPAWDSISGVRHVIFLLCQFVNHLEVIQLPIYHPSEQEKDDPKLYASNLRRLMASEGNLILSDIGLPEKRIYHAALNGL; the protein is encoded by the exons ATGGAGTGCGAACTCAAAGACCTCAGTCCGACGCAAGGCGAATCCAATCCCCAACCGCCGCAACCACCACAAAGATCCGAGTCCGCCCACGACGAGGGCTCGACCAAAGACGACCGTCCGCTTCTCAAGCCCGAGCCCGCCGCCTCCGTCTCCCAAGAGAGCCTCCAAGAGCTCGAGAAGAAATTCGCCGCGTACGTTCGGCATGACGTGTACGGACCAATGGGCCGCGGTGAGCTGCCATTGGAGGAGAAGGTCCTTCTGGGCATCGCGCTGGTGACGCTGGTGCCGATACGCGTGATGGCGGCGATGACCATATTGGTGTTGTACTACGCGATTTGCAGGATTTGCACGCTGTTCTCGTCGCCGAATCGGGAGGAGGGCGACCAGGAGGACTACGCGCACTTGGGCGGGTGGAGGAGGAACGTGATTGTCCAGTGTGGGAGGGCCCTCTCCAGGGCCATGCTTTTCGTTTTTGGGTTTTATTGGATCAGCCAGACGTACCGGATTCCTAATAGTCACGACAAATCATCCACCGTTCAG AATGAGGGCAAAGATGAGTCCGACGAGCCCGAAAGACCTGGGGCAATTATATCGAATCATGTGTCCTACATAGATATATTGTATCACATGTCTTCCTTCTTCCCGAGCTTTGTTGCTAAG CGATCAGTGGCTAAGCTTCCTCTAGTGGGTCTCATCAG CAAGTGCCTCGGTTGTGTTTATGTCCAGCGGGAGTCAAGGTCATCTGACTTCAAGGGTGTTTCAG GTGTTGTGACTGAAAGAGTTAAAGAAGCTCATCAACATAAGTCTGCTCCAATGATGATGCTTTTTCCAg AAGGGACAACTACAAATGGAGACTACCTCCTGCCATTCAAGACAGGTGCATTTTTACCAAAAGCACCAGTGCTTCCAGTGATTCTAAGATATCCTTGCCGAAGATTTAGTCCTGCCTGGGATTCAATCTCTGGG GTGAGACATGTCATTTTTCTACTCTGCCAATTTGTAAATCACTTGGAGGTGATACAATTACCTATTTACCACCCCTCCGAGCAAGAAAAGGATGATCCAAAACTTTATGCTAGTAATCTTAGAAGGTTGATGGCAAGTGAG GGTAATTTGATACTGTCAGATATTGGACTGCCTGAGAAGCGAATATATCATGCTGCTCTCAATG GTTTGTAA
- the LOC132184623 gene encoding anthocyanidin 3-O-glucosyltransferase 5-like: protein MVVAESETMKPHVAVLPSPGLGHVIPLFELAKVLVVHHGVRVSFLNITTEASVAQNQLLHPPTLPPGLRVIDLPPADISTLVSEQTLVLTRLCINVEESLKPLKSVLMELGKLQALVIDLFCTQAFQICNELSIPAYTFFTPSTSFLAFSLHLPTLDRDVDCEFVDLPEPVQVPGCTPVRTDDLLDQVRNRKIDDYKWALFHFNRLPMAAGIFLNSWEDLEPVSFKAIREHPFYQKIPTPPVHPIGPLIKRDAATTASDAECLAWLDEQPSKSVIFVALGSGGTLTAAQLTELAWGLEMSQQRFMVVARKPSDASASATFFNVGGDVNDPKEYLPEGFLERTKGVGLVVPSWAPQELVLRHPSTGAFLSHCGWNSTLESITHGIPMVAWPLYAEQRMNATMLVEEVGVAVKPVVERGKGVVAREEIERVVRMALEGEEGKVMRRRAEDLQVKAEKTLTFGGSSYESFSRVTREWKAHI from the coding sequence atgGTGGTAGCAGAGTCTGAAACCATGAAACCACACGTTGCTGTCCTCCCAAGCCCGGGCTTGGGCCACGTCATCCCCCTCTTCGAGCTGGCCAAGGTCCTGGTCGTCCACCACGGCGTCCGCGTCAGCTTTCTCAACATCACCACCGAAGCCTCCGTCGCCCAAAACCAGCTCCTCCACCCACCCACACTGCCTCCAGGCCTCCGAGTGATCGACCTTCCACCTGCTGACATTTCCACCCTCGTCAGCGAACAAACTCTCGTCCTCACCCGGCTATGTATCAACGTAGAGGAGAGCCTCAAGCCGTTAAAGTCGGTTCTCATGGAGCTGGGGAAGCTTCAAGCTCTCGTCATTGACTTGTTCTGTACCCAAGCTTTCCAAATCTGCAATGAGCTTTCCATTCCTGCCTACACCTTCTTCACTCCCTCAACTTCTTTCCTTGCTTTCTCCTTGCATCTTCCTACACTGGACCGTGACGTGGACTGCGAGTTCGTTGACCTTCCCGAGCCGGTTCAGGTCCCGGGTTGCACCCCGGTTCGAACCGACGACTTGCTGGACCAGGTTCGGAACCGGAAGATTGACGATTACAAGTGGGCGTTGTTCCACTTCAACCGGCTGCCCATGGCGGCAGGGATTTTCTTGAACTCGTGGGAGGATCTTGAACCGGTCTCGTTTAAGGCAATAAGAGAACACCCTTTCTACCAGAAAATACCCACACCACCGGTTCACCCAATTGGGCCGCTTATCAAACGAGACGCAGCCACGACTGCATCGGACGCCGAGTGTCTAGCGTGGCTAGACGAACAACCTTCGAAATCAGTTATTTTCGTGGCGCTGGGTAGTGGAGGGACTCTGACAGCTGCACAGCTCACCGAGTTGGCTTGGGGGCTAGAAATGAGTCAGCAACGGTTCATGGTGGTGGCGCGTAAGCCAAGCGATGCTAGCGCGTCGGCGACGTTCTTCAATGTGGGTGGAGATGTTAACGATCCCAAGGAATATTTGCCTGAGGGTTTCTTGGAGAGGACGAAAGGGGTGGGGCTGGTGGTGCCGTCTTGGGCCCCGCAGGAACTGGTGCTCCGCCACCCATCAACCGGTGCGTTTTTATCTCACTGCGGCTGGAACTCGACACTTGAGAGCATCACTCACGGCATACCGATGGTCGCGTGGCCGCTTTACGCTGAGCAAAGAATGAACGCGACGATGCTTGTCGAGGAGGTTGGAGTGGCGGTTAAGCCGGTGGTGGAACGAGGAAAAGGAGTCGTCGCAAGGGAGGAGATTGAGAGGGTGGTGAGGATGGCGTTGGAGGGTGAAGAAGGAAAGGTAATGAGGCGTAGGGCTGAAGACCTACAAGTCAAAGCAGAGAAAACGTTGACCTTTGGTGGGTCGTCTTATGAGTCATTTTCTCGTGTGACCAGAGAATGGAAAGCTCATATATAA
- the LOC132184299 gene encoding peroxisomal membrane protein 11A produces the protein MDSKASTVKTPPQNPKTPIRSPPKGRDLLDHLEAYLAKRDGVDKFLKISRYATKIILASSVLPETLSLTGRLKSFESSVGLSRKAFRLGKFVQDINALKHSHFGSKQELVLSIVAYGGEGLYYFVEQFIWLSKSGLIDGKHSRNLQTISAWAEFIGYMGSVSLKLIDLKGIAEDEACLETSIEVAVSRGIGRLEEEQRLRKLREKKLMKKLSIVQDFADGLMALADIREGKGRLSAPLFVSCAGLLSALISAHKNWVSC, from the coding sequence ATGGATTCCAAAGCTTCAACAGTTAAGACTCCTCCTCAAAACCCCAAAACCCCAATTCGGTCACCACCCAAAGGCAGAGACCTCTTGGACCACCTCGAAGCCTACCTCGCAAAGCGAGATGGTGTTGACAAGTTCCTCAAGATTTCCAGGTACGCCACCAAGATCATCCTCGCCTCCTCGGTGCTTCCCGAAACCCTATCCCTAACTGGCCGGCTCAAGAGCTTCGAGTCCAGCGTGGGACTGAGCCGCAAAGCCTTCCGACTCGGCAAGTTCGTCCAGGACATCAACGCACTCAAGCACTCCCATTTCGGTTCGAAACAAGAGCTCGTGCTCTCCATCGTCGCCTATGGCGGCGAGGGCTTGTATTATTTCGTCGAACAGTTTATCTGGCTTTCCAAATCGGGTCTGATCGATGGCAAACACTCGCGCAATTTGCAAACGATCAGTGCCTGGGCTGAGTTCATTGGGTACATGGGTAGTGTCTCGTTGAAATTGATAGATTTGAAGGGGATTGCCGAGGACGAAGCGTGCTTGGAGACGAGTATTGAGGTCGCGGTTTCCAGGGGAATTGGGCGTCTGGAAGAAGAGCAGAGGTTGAGGAAATTGAGGGAGAAGAAGCTGATGAAGAAACTCTCGATCGTTCAAGATTTTGCCGATGGGCTAATGGCGTTGGCTGATATTCGCGAAGGGAAGGGCCGGCTTTCGGCTCCGCTTTTCGTTTCGTGTGCGGGGCTTTTATCGGCGCTGATTAGCGCTCATAAGAATTGGGTGTCTTGCTGA